AACCTGCTGATGCACTTGGACATTGGCTTGCCGCTCCTTTCTGAGATGGAGCAGCTCTGCAGTAACTTCTGGCAGAACCATCAGTCCAACTCAGAATTGGATGTCCGGTCCACATCTTCACAATCTCATCCAAACCATCATGACGAAAGCACAAACCGCTCACCTCGGAAAACAAGCGAGCACTTGAGTCAAGAACTTACAGAACAAAAACTAAATGATGGCTTGTCGGTGTCAGTCACCTGTGAAAGTCGAGGAAATAAGCATGAGCAGTCAAGAGAAACCCAAAGTGAACCAGAACTCCCACAAGTTGACAGCCGGCCTGCAGGACCATTAAGTAGATCTAGGAGGATTTGCAGAGTATTGTGGAACAAAACCACACAGGATGACCAAACTTCGTTATGACTGCAGTATCTTACTTTGAGTGGAATCTTCTTTGGAGACACTACATGCCAGGACAAATAGTAGTAAATGACAGTAATATGCTTTGATTTGAAATTAACTACTTGTCCTAATCTTCATATGCCACAATTTTTAACAATTGTTTTTACTGGGCTGTGAATTTCAAACTGCTTTTTATTATTAAGAGAAAACAAGTTGGGCATGTTATTAAACCGATATTACATAATGAGGAAATCATAAAATGCTTGAACATGTTGCCATAGAAACAAAGATCGGATTAAAATGGGCTTTTTCCTAAAATGGGTTggattttttgttcatttgtcaaCTAATTCAACTCTGAACCCATCGAATTCAAGGCTTAGCTAAATTAGCTCACGACTGTGAAGtcacaaaatggaaaaatacaattcaattacaaggcgcactttaTTCGCAATTTGGCTGGCCTCGTGGCGTatgtaatacatatatatgtctTTTACTGTTTCCACTCAAACTGCCAATGTCTTagattttttggactatagtTATCctcaaaaaatgttaatatgttCCATTAAGAGGGcctatttagttttttgttccTAATTTACTAGTATACTTCCTGAATGCAGAATAACTGTTCTTGTTTTCTGATGAATGAAAAGCTTCAGCAAAGACCCCAAAATGTAGAGATGTAGCTGTCCTCTCCATTTACTGTGCCAAACAacaatgtattaaaattaaaGCCACGTCCTTACTTTCGCCAACAAACTACTTTAAtgcagtccttttttttcttttaataaacacacacatatatatatatatatatatatatatatatatatatatatatatatatatatatatatatatatatatatatatatatatatatatatatatatatatatatatatatatatatatatatatatatatatatatatatatatatatatatatatatatatatatatatatatatatatatatatatatatatatatatataaaaatccaaACAGACCTCTGCTTTATGAACACAAAGACATCtcagcagaatttttaaaaaatgattgagaGACGTTATTTTGATCATTAAGAGTTCCTGCTAGCTTGCAAAACCTGATAATATACTGACTTTGTAATATTCTTGTTAATTCAGTCATTGTTTTTCCCTCTCTCGTGAACAAAAGTGACGTCAGTATCCAGGcgtcacacgcacacacacttaaTCCAGTTCAGTGCGTTTTATGCGTACAAGTGTTCTGTTTGTGTGCCCTCAGCATGGAGCACATGTCGTCACCTGTTCGCTTTCGCAGCAAAAATAAAGgtctgttttcttttatttttctcaaattttagaaaaaagtaaaatattatattactaTACCTTCTTGGATACTACTTGTAGACCTACTTATAGTATACCATAGGCTATATCTGAAATCTGTTTACACTGGAAGCATTTTTACATTCTGCTCAGCTTTAATGATCATTGTAACCCAATGTTGCactaaaatacatttcttttataGCCTTATTATGTATCAAATCTTGTAGCCTGCTGTGTGTTAAATATGTATGTTTGGAAAATTTACTTTTATTCCACATCGTTTCATGTATTCTCGCTTGTTAAATTGTGTTGGTATGTGTGTGCAGCTGCAACTTTGTCAGAAAAGGAGgtaagacaaaaacatttgtgcACCAGTGCTAGTGtttctagtgtgtgtgtgtgtgtgtgtgtgtgtgtgtgtgctgtaatGTGTTAAATCTCCACCCGCCCCCATCCATTCTAGAGCATTAAAAGCAGGATTAAGTGGCCGCAAAGCTTTGTGGGTAATGGGAGGTGATAACTAAAAGGAGGCCAGATGACGCCTGTTGGGTTCTGCGAACCAGGTAACTCCATCTCTTTTCTTGCAGCTATCGACTCTTCGCGTGAAAGACGAGGACAGCATTCGATTCCCATTCGCCAGCAGATTCCTACCAAACGCCTCACACTCTCTTCCTCCGGCCCGCCCGTCATCACCCGAGCGTTCCTTTGCGCCCGCCGCGAGGATGCCCCTATGGCAGCGCTCACTGGACTCGCCACTTAGCCCTGCTTCTTGCCCTCGGAGCCCTTGGGGATCCTTTGACCCATATGACTCGCCTGAGGTCAGAACTCGAAACATTGTATcaattaactcattagctgctaCTAAAGTCAATAGTAGTGGCGTAGTAGTCAAACAAATATATAGTTTATAAAATTTCTTTAAACCTCCATTTGCCTCTCTTATATAGGATCAGGACAAAGAATATGTGGGTTTTTCCAATTTGCCCAATCAAGTTCAccgaaaaactgtcaaaaaaggtTTCACCTTCACGTTGATGGTTGCGGGTCAGTCTGACTATTCACACCGGATTCAAATTCATAATCATCCTAACTAACAAAACATAATGCACAGGCGAAAGCGGCCTGGGCAAGTCGACGTTGATTAACAGCCTGTTCCTTACTGATCTTTACAAAGAGCGAAAGATACCCAATGCGGAAGGTAAACCACGAAAATCATCGACATTCAAATAATTCAACGGAATGTGTGAATGTCTTCAGCGAGATCACAATTATTAATGTTTTCGTGTGATGCAGAACGGATCAGCCAAACGGTCAACATGGTAAAGCACACCGTGAGCATCGAGGAGAAAGGAATCAAGCTGAGGCTGAGCATCATCGACACGCCTGGCTTCGGCGATGCTGTCAACAACATGCAAAGGTCTACTATGCCTGAGCGCACTCCTTCACAATAAGAGGTGTGGGttcttattttgtatatttatgtatatgcatatacagcTGGAAGCACCTGGAGGATTATGTGGAGCAGCAGTTTGATCAATTCTTCAGGGACGAGAGTGGCCTGAACCGCAGGAACATCCAAGACAACCGCGTCCACTGCTGCCTCTACTTCATCTCGCCTTATGGACACGGGTACAGATGAGTTATtggcagtggcgggccgtgcatttcacacctacACCTTCAGTATTGCTACGTctaaatcaatccaaccctcaaaaactattttatggctatagaACCTTTACTACTGCTACGACACATAAAAAGCATAAATAAAAACCTcatgaaattgaaatattatttaggaatatagccatattttactcaccaatttagttgtacacaaaatccatcctcttttctttcctcaagaagatttccaTTAACTCCATCGTAGAGATTATCCGTACATTTGCGTTCCATCAAAACGTTCTTTCCTATTGCCATCGAAGCCAATGATGAAAGTTGAGTCTGTtctgttttatttctatttttattttactttttattagaTTTAGAGCTGAAAATGTCTGTTCCCGGCTGTGACAGGTTAACTAGCTTcagagttgtccgacctttcttcaTGATGCCTAGATTTTCTTGAAAGGTCCACCTTGAAAATAGCTTTGAGagtaaatctgcaaccaaatacATTTCTTCTTCTGTTTAGCCATTGTGGCTTGACAAAaccactattaaatcaacatGGCAATagatttgcttgtgcagctcgctacAGATACAGTTTGCGGCTGagtggaggacctgggttcaaatccaggtcggtccacctgtgtggagtttgcatgtgtgggttttctaagggaattccagtttcctccaacattccaaagacatgcatggtaggctgattggaaactctaaattgcccctaggtatgaatagcctgccattggctggccaccaattcagggtgtcccctgcttctggcccgaagtcagctgggacacgCTCCACCTGCCCCCgtgacactaatgaggataaaccagttcataaaatgagatgagacaaatgTCAACTTACACTCGTTGTGACGTCACCGACAGCTAACGACAGCCAATGAAGACGAGGTGAAGAGGGTACTTCACTCTTATGCAGTATAAAATAAGACGTGAAGCCCAGCATACTTCATGCGAAAGGCAGACTaggacaccctagactggtcaccagtcagtcagtTAGTTAGtcaggcacacagagagacaaacaaccatccacactcacaatcatccCGCAACCAGCTGGAATTGAGCCCATGCCTGCCCGATTCGAAGTCTGGCAATTGAACCTCAACACCAAAAGGCGGCTTATAAAACTTATCCTTCGTAAAATGCCCACTCGTGCATAGACGTCTGTAGGGATTTGTATCCCTTTGTTATCAGAACAATTGGTATTCACGATGCCAGAGTAGCTAAAGCTTGAGAAGGGGAGGAATAAAACACTTTTCGTGTTCGTTCTTTCACAGTTAGGAACATTTGCCTTCTTCCCACTTCAGATGctattttgttgtcattatgtATAGAAACTTGAAGGGTGGTGGTTAACATCTCATCCACAAATGGAGCAAGTGTTCCAATAAGTGAGGAATAGCATATGAACATGTATCTTGCTTTTTAGGTCGTTATGTTTTAGTTGTTTACATGTCACCAgcccttattaaaaaaaatatagtctCTTAAAAGTCATATCTTGTCGTATGTACGTGTGTACAGGCTGCGTCCTCTGGACGTGGAGTGCATGCGAGCATTGCACGATAAAGTCAACATCGTTCCTGTGTTGGCCAAAGCTGACTGTCTGACAAAGGACGAGTTGTGCAGGAAAAAAGTCAAGGTAGGCGATACCCCAAGCACACCCATCAACCTAAGACCACATGAATCTGTATGACTGGCTACAAAAATCTTGATATGGACTTCAGTATCCTTATGTGAATCAGCACCAACAAGAAACAACATTTAAATTCACTTGTGTGACGCACAAAATACACGTTTACATCAATAATGTAATTCCGAAATAATAGAATGTGcataataatatttgaaaaaaacgaTTATACATGATTAGGATTCTATTCTGAAACTGCCTTCCTTGCCAAGTACAAATGTTCTTcaggtggtttaaaaaaaatcaacatttcaaGTTCATTTTGCAGTAAGAGTCTCACCTGATGCTGCAACATTTATATTCCGATCACAAACCTTACAATGAGCATACTGACTATCCTTTGCTGGTTGTATTACACCAATGAATTGGGTAATACACTCCTGCAGAAATCTTCTGCAGCATTTAGACGGTTTTGCTCTCTTTTTGGGAGGGTCCATGCTTCTATATATTAACAACTATTCACTAGAACGTTGCgatttataccgtattttcacgactataaggcgcaccgcattataaagcgcaccctcaatgaatgacattttttccatatataaggcgcactgtattataaggcgcactatattataagacgcactgtatcataagtcgcactgtattataaggcgcactgtctattttgcagaaaatttaagacttttaagtgcgccttatagtcgtgaaaatatggtaattgctattgacttccaggtatgaagcactcacgaCACAGTcatctctagagccagccattgttgatgttttggatttttttttggtataaaatcttgcagtgggggatgagctatatgatggaagattttgtaaactaagatgccatctgcatatttaacagtattgtttcagttcaggcgtttgtgtttttttaatatccgacagtggtggtttttcgcttggttttctgttttttttcacatataaggcacactggattataaggcgcactgactattttggagaaaatttaagacttttaagtgcgctatatagtgaaaatacggtacttggccGGTCCAAGATTGCCGTAATTGCACATACCGAAGTGAGTTTGTGGAAAATCAAGCGAAGTTAGGTAGATCTGGAAAAATACGGCAacagtgatgaaaaaaaaatcattactgGCAAAAAATTGTGAATCCGAATTACTTTAGCTTTACGGCCgcagtgtttattttttctcacaAATCCATATGATTTAAGGAAAATCCTTACGGAATGACAGGTATACACAAGACAAAGAAAGTGTTTCCCTTTGTCATGTTTTCAATGTCGTAGATCCGTGAAGAGCTGCGTCGCTTCGGAATTAACATCTACCAGTTTTCGGACTGCGACTCGGATGAAGATGATGACTTCAAGAGGCGTGACCAGCTTCTCAAGGTAATCTTAGCTCACTGTCCAAAATACTGGTGAATGACCATTGTCCCATGTGCGCAGGACACAGTTCCGTTTGCAGTGGTCGGCAGCAACATCCTGGTGGAGAGCAAAGGCCGCAAGTTCAAGGGTCGCGTGTACCCCTGGGGTGTAGTCGAAGGTAGCGGTGTTCACTTAAGACTGACTATGTGGGTCATTCCGGAATTGCATGATGTAACCCGGAAGGAAGAATCGGCACAGACATAGGGAGAACatgaaactccacacaagaaaaCCAGAACCCACTGAGGATTGAATGCTCGACCTCAGAAATGGGAGGCTACGTGCTAAGTCGAACACCATGCTGTCCAGGATGTGCCTTGTAGTGTTTTATGTTGATCTCAGTGTGCTCAATACGTCGATCGCGAGCTATCAGTCAATCACTAAGGCATTATTGGTGGAGCCCAGATCAAGTCCAAGCACGATTACTACCTGCCAATATACAATTGGGGTCGTGCTGCATCAGGCATACCtaactgctgagctttgtcaggGGGCCAGAAAAAATGGTCAATTGCGCAAAATTAGCTCCTTGTAAAGTAGGtatgtgagcaaaaaaaaattgtgcacccctgctctatagcagtgtatcccaaccttttttgagccgaggcacactttttgcattgaaaaaaatctcaagggacaccaccatctgaaaatctttgtcgcctatatttataatagttattctcatcgaagttttatcagcagaaatcgcatccaaaattattccaaaatctaatttttcacaatgacctaatgtcacggaaatttggcctgtggaccctgaacgacttccggtttgagtgatgcaaataaccaagtaaagttattgatcgcatcattttatgatttttctccaaatattacttaaatctcctaatattacacaaaaaatgttgtgctcacacagacttcacgccggcaaaagttgatgccctagaaaccagacaacttccattTCGACtaagaaaaagagcaaaaaattactgtttgacaacttgaatcaaataatagtataatctacaatttaacgtccatcatatttagatttgaactttgtaatagttccattttaatctccttatattcatataattttttctctctcaatatcacattgtatgacttcttgcaatttcccacggcacacctgaccattgctcacggcacaccagtgtgccgcggcacagtggttgggaaacactgctctataGAATACCATGATGCCAGATGTTGAACATGCCTTGGGTATCTTGCTTGGTATGTTTTATTTCTCGGCACGTCATCTAAACAAAATTTTATGATTACAGTATAGACTACTACATTGTACCTAGACGGAATAAACAAGTCTCTGGTTTTCCCATCTCGGGCAAGTCATTTTCCTTAGAAAATGCTAAATTAATTGTTTTGTATGATTGTCGAGAATTTTTTTGCTAGGTGAAACGTCCTCAATTTTGAATTGACCCACTTGTAGACTTATTTCCATTTTGAAGAAATTGTACCATGTTGGTGCTTTTAAGTGAACTCAAGACTTTGATATCCATCTTCTTTTCCTGCTTTCAGTCGAGAGTCCGGCACATTCAGACTTTCTGCTTCTGCGGGATATGCTAGTGAGGACGCATATGCAGGACCTTAAGGATGTGACCCGTGAGAGCCACTATGAG
This portion of the Stigmatopora nigra isolate UIUO_SnigA chromosome 19, RoL_Snig_1.1, whole genome shotgun sequence genome encodes:
- the LOC144212234 gene encoding septin-4-like yields the protein MPLWQRSLDSPLSPASCPRSPWGSFDPYDSPEDQDKEYVGFSNLPNQVHRKTVKKGFTFTLMVAGESGLGKSTLINSLFLTDLYKERKIPNAEERISQTVNMVKHTVSIEEKGIKLRLSIIDTPGFGDAVNNMQSWKHLEDYVEQQFDQFFRDESGLNRRNIQDNRVHCCLYFISPYGHGLRPLDVECMRALHDKVNIVPVLAKADCLTKDELCRKKVKIREELRRFGINIYQFSDCDSDEDDDFKRRDQLLKDTVPFAVVGSNILVESKGRKFKGRVYPWGVVEVESPAHSDFLLLRDMLVRTHMQDLKDVTRESHYENYRAHCIQSMTRMVVRERERSLREKSREGSDVDVPLPLAAFDVEKERLIFEKDQELRRMQELLERIQEQMHSSRI